The Shinella zoogloeoides genome contains the following window.
GAAGAAATCCTGCCGCCACCACCGTCGGCCGCACAGGAATTCGACTTTCTGGACGACGAACCCGACGTGGACGCCGCCAAGGCCAACGCCATGCGCGCCCGGATGCGGATGACGGCGCGGCAAGCCGCGCTCGACCCCGGCGATGGCATCGAGCTTTGAGGAACCGCCCATGACTCCGCGTACCCGCATGAACGTCTATTTCGATCCGGCGCTGCTCAAACAGGTTGAGGCGCTGGCGCTGCGCCGGAACATCTCCAAATCCGCCATCGTCGAGGCGGCCGTCGCATCCTTCCTCTCAGGCGACACGACCGAGAAGCTGGAAGCCGCCATGTCCCGCCGTCTCGACCGGCTCGGCCGTCAGGTCGGGGCGCTCGACGAGGATCTCGCCGTGCTCGGCGAAACCCTAGCGCTCTTCGTCCGCTTCTGGCTGACCTTCACCCCGCCGATGTCGGATACCGCCCAGGCCGCGGCGCGCGCCAAGGGTGCGGAGCGGTTCGACGGCTTCATGCAGACACTCGGCAAGCGATTGGCGACGGGTGACAGGTTCCTGAAAGAGCTTTCGCGCGACGTCGACTCGCTAGCTGGAGACGACCAGATGGAGGCTTCAAAGCCGAGTGGCGACCCTGCCTGAATATCCGGGTCCGTCCTATTCGCCGCCGATAGCCGCCGACCGCCGCACGGCCTTCGATACTTGTTGAACAGGCCCGATTTCGGGCTCTTTTAATCGACCCCGATCGGGGAACTCTCTGCTGCGTCCCCTTGGCTTGGGGACGGTATGACTTCTTCTTCTCATCAGAAACCGGAGGCGATCCAGCGCGGTGCGCGCATGTTGCGCACCGCGCTCGGTCCCGCCATCGCGCGCTTTCTCGAAGACCCCGCCGTCGTCGAGGTGATGCTGAACCCGGACGGGCGCATCTGGATCGACCGGCTTTCCCAAGGACTGTCCGATACCGGCGAAACCCTCTCGCCCGCAGACGGCGAGCGCATCGTGCGCCTGGTCGCCCACCATGTCGGCGCGGAGGTTCACGCCCGAAGCCCGCGCGTCTCGGCCGAACTGCCCGAGACGGGAGAACGGTTCGAAGGGCTTCTTCCTCCCGTCGTGGCCGCGCCAGCCTTCGCGATCCGCAAGCCCGCTGTCGCTGTCTTCACCCTCGACGACTATGTGGCCGCCGGGATCATGTCGGCGGATCAGGCCGTGACCCTGCGCGAAGCCGTCGCATCGCGGGCCAACATCCTCGTCGCGGGCGGCACCTCTACCGGCAAGACCACGCTGACCAATGCGCTCCTGGCCGAAGTCGCCAAGAGCGGGGATCGCGTCGTCATCATCGAGGACACGCGCGAGCTGCAATGCACCGCCCCGAACCTCGTCTCCATGCGCACGAAGGAAGGCGTCGTCACGCTCTCCGATCTCGTCCGCTCGTCGCTGCGCCTGCGCCCCGACCGCATCCCCATCGGCGAGGTGCGCGGTTCTGAGGCGCTCGACCTCCTCAAAGCCTGGGGCACCGGCCATCCCGGCGGCGTCGGCACCATCCACGCCGGCACCGGCATCGGCGCACTGCGCCGTCTCGAACAGCTCATCCAGGAAGCCGTCGTCACCGTCCCGCGAGCCCTGATCGCCGAGACGATCGACCTCGTGGCCGTCCTTTCCGGCCGCGGCTCCGTGCGCCGGCTCGCCGAACTCGCCCGCGTCGAAGGGCTCGGCCCCGACGGGGACTACCGCGTCACCGCAGCCACCCCCAGCAACACAGGAGACCCTTCATGATCCGCATGTCCATGCGCGTCCGTCGCACCGTCGCGACCGCCGCCGCCTTCGCCTATGTCAATCTCGTCCTCGTTCCCGCCGCACACGCGTCCGGCTCCTCCATGCCGTGGGAAGCGCCGCTTCAGAAAATCCTCCAGTCGATCGAAGGCCCGGTCGCGAAGATCGTGGCCGTCATCATCATCATCGCGACGGGCCTGGCGCTCGCCTTCGGCGACACGTCGGGCGGCTTCCGCAAGCTGATCCAGATCGTGTTCGGCCTGTCGATCGCCTTTGCCGCATCGAGCTTCTTCCTGTCGTTCTTCTCGTTCGGCGGCGGAGCGCTCGTCTGATGGCGGTCGCTTTCGAGCAACTCGACGTGCCGGGATTCACCGTCCCGGTTCACCGCGCGCTGACCGAGCACATCCTGCTCGGCGGTGCGCCGCGCTCCATCGCGATCCTGAACGGGACGCTCGCCGGGGCCGTTGGCCTCGGCCTGCGCCTCTGGCTGGTCGGCCTCCTCATCTGGGCCGTCGGTCACTTCGCGGCGGTCTGGGCGGCCAAGCGCGATCCGCTCTTTGTCGAGGTCGGAAGGCGCCATCTGCGCGTCCCCGGCCATCTCGCGGTCTGAGGGAGGCGACGCACATGATGAACCTCGCCGAATATCGCCGCACCGCCAGCAGGCTTGCCGACTATCTGCCCTGGGTCGCGCTCGCCGACGAAGGCGTCGTGCTCAACAAGGATGGCTCGTTCCAGCGCACCGCGCGCTTTCGCGGTCCCGATCTCGACAGCGCCGTCGCCGCCGAGCTGGTCGCGGTCGCCGGCCGCATCAACAACGCCTTCCGCCGTCTCGGCTCCGGCTGGAGCATCTTCGTCGAAGCGCAGCGCCATGCCGCCGAGACCTATCCGGCGAGCGAGTTTCCCGATCCGGCCTCCGGCCTGGTCGACGCCGAGCGCAGGGCCGATTTCGAGGAAGCCGGGGCGCACTATGTCTCCGGCTATTATCTGACCTTCCTCTATCTGCCCCCGGCCGAGGAAGCCGCCCGCACTGAGGCCTGGCTCTACGAGGGCCGCGAGCGCAGCGGCGTGGACCCGGACGAGATCCTGCGCGGCTTCATCGACCGCACCGGCCGCGTGCTGGCGCTGCTCGACGGCTTCATGCCGGAATGTGCCTGGCTCGATGACGCCGAGACGCTGACCTATCTGCACTCCTGCGTTTCCACGAAACGCCACCGCGTCCGCGTGCCGGAAACCCCGGTCTATCTCGATGCGCTGCTCGCCGACCAGCCGCTCACCGGCGGGCTGGAGCCGCGCCTTGGCGATCAGCATCTGCGCATCCTCACCGTCATCGGCTTTCCGACCGCGACCACGCCGGGCCTGCTCGACGATCTCAACCGGCTAGCTTTCCCCTATCGGTGGAGCACCCGCGCGATCCTGCTCGACAAGACCGACGCCACGAAGCTGCTGACCAAAATCCGCCGCCAGTGGTTCGCCAAGCGCAAGTCGATCGCCGCGATCCTGAAGGAGGTGATGACCAACGAGGCGTCCGCCCTCGTGGACACCGATGCCGCCAACAAGGCGGCCGATGCCGACATGGCCTTGCAGGAGTTGGGTCAGGACGTGGCGGGCATGGCCTATGTCACGGCCACCATCACCGTATGGGACGCCGATCCGCGTCTTGCCGACGAGAAGCTGCGCCTCGTCGAGAAGGTCATCCAGGGCCGCGACTTCACGGCCATGATCGAAACCGTCAATGCCGTCGATGCCTGGCTCGGCTCACTCCCCGGACATGCCTACGCCAATGTCCGCCAGCCGCCCATCTCGACGCTCAATCTCGCCCACATGATCCCCCTCTCTGCCGTGTGGGCGGGGCCGGAACGGGACGAGCATTTCGGTAGCCCCCCCTTGCTGTACGGCAAGACCGAAGGCTCGACCCCGTTCCGGTTATCCCTTCATGTCGGCGACGTCGGGCACACGCTCGTCGTCGGCCCGACAGGCGCGGGCAAGTCCGTGCTGCTCGCCCTTATGAGCCTGCAGTTCCGGCGCTATGAGCGGTCCCAGGTCTTCGCCTTCGACTTCGGCGGCTCGATCCGGGCCGCGGCACTCGCCATGGGCGGCGACTGGCACGATCTCGGCGGCGGGCTGACCGAAGGCTCGGACGCTTCGGTCTCGCTCCAGCCGCTCGCTCGCATCCACGATTCCTACGAACGCGCCTGGGCCGCCGACTGGATCGTCGCGATCCTGAACCGCGAGGGCGTGCCCGTAACCCCGGAGGTGAAGGAGCATATCTGGACAGCGCTAACCTCGCTCGCCTCGGCCCCGGTCGAGGAACGCACCATCACGGGCTTTGCAGTCCTGCTCCAGTCCAACGACATCAAGCAGGCGCTCCGGCCCTACTGCGTCGGCGGGGCCTATGGCCGGCTGCTCGATGCCGAAGCCGAACATCTCGGCTCCGCTGCCGTCCAGGCGTTCGAGATCGAGGGGCTGGTCGGGACCGGCGCGGCTCCCGCCGTTCTTGCCTACCTGTTCCATCGCATCGGCGACAGGTTGGACGGGCGGCCGACGCTGCTCATCATCGACGAGGGCTGGCTGGCGCTCGACGATGAAGGCTTCGCGGGCCAGCTCCGCGAATGGCTGAAGACGCTGCGCAAGAAGAACGCATCCGTCATCTTCGCCACGCAGTCGCTTTCCGACATCGACAATTCGAGCATCGCGCCGGCCATCATCGAAAGCTGCCCGACGCGCCTGCTGCTCCCGAACGAGCGCGCGATCGAGCCGCAGATCACGGCCATCTATCGCCGCTTCGGTCTGAACGACCGCCAGATTGAGATTTTGGCCAGAGCGACACCGAAGCGCGACTATTACTGCCAGTCCCGGCGCGGCAACCGCCTGTTCGAGCTGGGCCTTAGCGAAGTCGGCCTCGCGCTCTGCGCCGCATCCTCCAAATCCGACCAGACCTTGATCGCCAACCTCGTCGCCGAACACGGCCGCGAAGGCTTTCTCGCGGCCTGGCTCAAGGTACGCGACGCCGGCTGGGCCGCCGATCTCATCCCGACTTTCCCTACCCCCCAAGCTGAAAAGGA
Protein-coding sequences here:
- a CDS encoding ribbon-helix-helix domain-containing protein; amino-acid sequence: MTPRTRMNVYFDPALLKQVEALALRRNISKSAIVEAAVASFLSGDTTEKLEAAMSRRLDRLGRQVGALDEDLAVLGETLALFVRFWLTFTPPMSDTAQAAARAKGAERFDGFMQTLGKRLATGDRFLKELSRDVDSLAGDDQMEASKPSGDPA
- the trbB gene encoding P-type conjugative transfer ATPase TrbB, which encodes MTSSSHQKPEAIQRGARMLRTALGPAIARFLEDPAVVEVMLNPDGRIWIDRLSQGLSDTGETLSPADGERIVRLVAHHVGAEVHARSPRVSAELPETGERFEGLLPPVVAAPAFAIRKPAVAVFTLDDYVAAGIMSADQAVTLREAVASRANILVAGGTSTGKTTLTNALLAEVAKSGDRVVIIEDTRELQCTAPNLVSMRTKEGVVTLSDLVRSSLRLRPDRIPIGEVRGSEALDLLKAWGTGHPGGVGTIHAGTGIGALRRLEQLIQEAVVTVPRALIAETIDLVAVLSGRGSVRRLAELARVEGLGPDGDYRVTAATPSNTGDPS
- a CDS encoding TrbC/VirB2 family protein, which gives rise to MIRMSMRVRRTVATAAAFAYVNLVLVPAAHASGSSMPWEAPLQKILQSIEGPVAKIVAVIIIIATGLALAFGDTSGGFRKLIQIVFGLSIAFAASSFFLSFFSFGGGALV
- a CDS encoding VirB3 family type IV secretion system protein — protein: MAVAFEQLDVPGFTVPVHRALTEHILLGGAPRSIAILNGTLAGAVGLGLRLWLVGLLIWAVGHFAAVWAAKRDPLFVEVGRRHLRVPGHLAV
- the trbE gene encoding conjugal transfer protein TrbE produces the protein MMNLAEYRRTASRLADYLPWVALADEGVVLNKDGSFQRTARFRGPDLDSAVAAELVAVAGRINNAFRRLGSGWSIFVEAQRHAAETYPASEFPDPASGLVDAERRADFEEAGAHYVSGYYLTFLYLPPAEEAARTEAWLYEGRERSGVDPDEILRGFIDRTGRVLALLDGFMPECAWLDDAETLTYLHSCVSTKRHRVRVPETPVYLDALLADQPLTGGLEPRLGDQHLRILTVIGFPTATTPGLLDDLNRLAFPYRWSTRAILLDKTDATKLLTKIRRQWFAKRKSIAAILKEVMTNEASALVDTDAANKAADADMALQELGQDVAGMAYVTATITVWDADPRLADEKLRLVEKVIQGRDFTAMIETVNAVDAWLGSLPGHAYANVRQPPISTLNLAHMIPLSAVWAGPERDEHFGSPPLLYGKTEGSTPFRLSLHVGDVGHTLVVGPTGAGKSVLLALMSLQFRRYERSQVFAFDFGGSIRAAALAMGGDWHDLGGGLTEGSDASVSLQPLARIHDSYERAWAADWIVAILNREGVPVTPEVKEHIWTALTSLASAPVEERTITGFAVLLQSNDIKQALRPYCVGGAYGRLLDAEAEHLGSAAVQAFEIEGLVGTGAAPAVLAYLFHRIGDRLDGRPTLLIIDEGWLALDDEGFAGQLREWLKTLRKKNASVIFATQSLSDIDNSSIAPAIIESCPTRLLLPNERAIEPQITAIYRRFGLNDRQIEILARATPKRDYYCQSRRGNRLFELGLSEVGLALCAASSKSDQTLIANLVAEHGREGFLAAWLKVRDAGWAADLIPTFPTPQAEKETLS